Part of the Pseudomonas sp. P8_241 genome is shown below.
GGCCAGTTCCGTACCGATGGCCAGCACGACATCGGCCTCGGCGACCAGCGCACGGGTCGCGACCAGGCTTTGAGTCGAACCGATCAGCAACGGGTGAGCGGACTCAAGCATGCCTTTGGCATTGATGGTCAGTGCCACAGGAGCATCCAGCAGCTCGGCCAGCTCTGTCAGCTCGGCGGCGGCGTCGATGGCACCGCCACCGGCGAGGATCAACGGACGCTTGGCGCCGGCCAGCAGGTCAGTCATGCGCGAAACGGCGGACGGCGAAGCACCGGCGCGGTCGATGTGGACCGGCAGGCTGTTGAGCAGTTCGTCGGCGTCTTCAACCAATACGTCCAACGGAATTTCGATGTGCACCGGACGCGGACGACCCGCCTGGAACAGCGCAAAGGCACGGGCCAACACGCCCGGCAATTCCGACGCCGACATCAGGGTGTGGGAGAACGCCGCGACACCGGCACACAATGCGCCCTGGTTCGGCAACTCGTGCAGCTTGCCGCGACCGCCGCCCAACTGGCTGCGCGATTGCACGCTGGAAATCACCAGCATCGGGATCGAGTCGGCATAGGCCTGGCCCATCGCGGTGGTGATGTTGGTCATGCCTGGGCCGGTGATGATGAAGCACACGCCCGGTTTGCCGCGGGTGCGGGCATAGCCGTCGGCCATGAACCCGGCGCCCTGTTCGTGACGCGGTGTGACGTGGTTGATGCTCGAACGGGCCAGCCCGCGATACAGCTCCACGGTGTGAACACCGGGAATGCCGAACACCTGCTCGACCCCGTAATCTTCGAGTAATTTGACCAATACTTCGCCGCACGTCGCCATGTGAATTGCCCTTCTTGTTCGATTTGAGACGCCGGGCCTGCGCAGTGTTTATGATGGATTCGCAGGTCCAGGGATGGCCTCATTGGAACGGGCGACACATAGCCGCAACAATGGATAAAAAGTCATACTAGCCATGTCCTCACGTCATACCTTGGATCCCAATGAAACGACTGCCTCCCCTGCCGGCGCTGCACACATTTCTGATTACCGCGCAGTGCTGCAATTTCACCCGGGCTGCCGAGCAACTGCACATCACCCAAGGCGCGGTGAGTCGACAGATCGCCGGTCTGGAAGATCATCTGGGTTATGAGCTGTTCATCCGTCAGGCCAGGGGTCTCGATCTCACGGCCGAGGGAAGGGAATGGCTGCCACGGGTCCAGCAGATTTTCGGCCTGATCGACG
Proteins encoded:
- a CDS encoding 5-guanidino-2-oxopentanoate decarboxylase is translated as MATCGEVLVKLLEDYGVEQVFGIPGVHTVELYRGLARSSINHVTPRHEQGAGFMADGYARTRGKPGVCFIITGPGMTNITTAMGQAYADSIPMLVISSVQSRSQLGGGRGKLHELPNQGALCAGVAAFSHTLMSASELPGVLARAFALFQAGRPRPVHIEIPLDVLVEDADELLNSLPVHIDRAGASPSAVSRMTDLLAGAKRPLILAGGGAIDAAAELTELAELLDAPVALTINAKGMLESAHPLLIGSTQSLVATRALVAEADVVLAIGTELAETDYDVTFAGGFEIPGKLLRVDIDPDQTVRNYPPHVALVSDSRNAAQALLTALSHKSLAERRNDWGQVRAARLREDLAATWDASTLAQTRFLETVLHELPDAVFVGDSTQPVYTGNLTFNPERPRRWFNSSTGYGTLGYALPAAIGAWLGGGVESGTRPPVVCLIGDGGLQFTLPELASAVEARTPVIVLLWNNQGYEEIKKYMVNRAIEPVGVDIYTPDFIGVAKALGCAAEAVSGVEQLRGALRAATDRQGPTLIEIDQTEWMKAVSK